TCCGTGGGTAAAAAGACCATGGCGCCCGATGGCATCCTCGATATTGCCCATGTCACTGCCCAGGGCATAATTGCGGGGGCCAACATGGTGCTGGTGGATTTTCACCCACGGCCGGAAGAGGCACTTTGCGACGGCCCGCAAGCGTTGCTGCTTTCCGAGCTCGAGCCGTTCCTGCGCGACGTGGAAGTCGTGCGCCGCGCCTATCTCGAACGGCAAAAGATCTACGCCCCGGCCGATACGGCCGCTCGAGCCGCCGCAACCGCTGGCCTCTAGCGGTCACAGGCGTAAACGCCCAGTCTGCACCAGCCCTCTCTCTGCACGTTGGGTGGGCGCACGGCCCTGCGCCCTACACTGCACGGGATTCGCGCCTCGCTGCTCGCCACTCCATCCTTTCGCGCCACCGCCTGCGCCCGCGGGCTTCAAGGGGCTGCGCCAGAGTGGCACTCGTAGCATGGCGACTCTTTCCAGTCCGAACCCACGTCGGCGGGATGCTCGAATTCGAGGCCGTTCTCGGCGGTCGCATACTGCTTGTTGTCCGGAGGACCTTGCGCCCGGACGATATGGCACAAGTTGCAGTCGTTGCGAATCACGCTTCCATCCGCGGCGGCATGCCGGCCGTCGTGGCAGCGGAAGCAACCCGGAGAAAACAAGTGACTATCGTGCGAAGGGTAGGCATCCCAGCGTACCTTCATTTCCGGGAAAAAGTTCTCGCGGTAGATCCGTTCGAGCTCCGCTACCGCCCGGCCAATTGCCGCCCCTTCCCGCTCGGCAATCTCGGGGAACTTTTCCCGATAAAAGGCCGCCAGACCCGCACGCAACGCAGCCAGCGCGGACGGTGTGTCCTCGTAGTCTTCCGTGAGCAAGTCGATGGCGGCTTCCTTGACAGAGGGCAAACGCGGGTCGAGTACGCCGGCAGCCAACGCCTCGTTGACGGCATCCCGGGGTGCCCGGAACACATGCGCCGGGCGGTTATGGCAATCCATGCAGTCCATGGTCCGCCAGCGTGCGTCGGCCGGCGGATCCCCCTCGACTTCGGGCGATCGGTACAGGACGCTCGCGCCGGTTGAGCGATTGGTTGCGCGCACCCACCAGATGGACGAACGCGCTTCGTCCGCCGCCACGTATTCCACAACGTTCTCGATCTGCATGTGCCAGTGAATGCCCCCCGCTTGCGGAGTGCCCGGACGACCACCCCCAACCAAGATTTCCATATCGGTCTCCCAGCGGGTGTTTGACTCGTCGGCGAGGAAATAGACATACCGCCGACCCACGCGACCATATGGTTTCTCCGGCCAGTGGCAGGCCTGACACGTGTCGGTCGCAGGTCGCAAGTTATGCACCGGCACCGGGATCGGACGCGAATACGTACCGGTCACATAGTGGTAGAGCTGGCGCACACCCGAGAACTTGGAACGCAAGTACCACTCCGCCCCCGAACCTACGTGGCAATCCACGCACGCCACCCGCGCGTGTGGCGATACTTGGTAGGCTGCGTACTCCGGCCCCATCACGCGATGGCAAAGCGCACCGCAAAACGTGACGGACTCGGTGGCCTCGTAGGCCTGAAACGCCCCGAACACCGACAGAAACGAGAACAGCAATCCGCCCGAAGCGACCAGAAGAGCCGTTTTGCGCGTCTGCGGCTGATTGAAGTCGATCACCGGCCAGACTAACGCCCACGCTGCACCAGTGCGCCGCCAATGCCTGCGGCTCCACCACCAGCCGACAGGCACGAGAGTCAGACCGAACAACAAAAATGCGGGTGTGACGATGAAAATCACGATGCCCGCGTACGGCGCCCCAGGACCCGGCGCGAGCGTATCGTAGAGCCACAAGAACACGAAACACACTGCCGCCAGGCCAGCAATGACCCAGCCCGCCATACTCACCGGGTTGCGCCACAAATTTGGCCGCTCGCTCATGGCCGCACCGAAAATCCCAGCGCGTGGGGATGGCAAGTAAAACACGGGAAGACAAAGTGAGGATCGCCCGTGCCGTCGCCACGAAAGTAGCGGGTGGTCGTATGGCACACCTCGCAGAGCCCGGAGCCCGGGCGAGTTGCGGCGGTGAAACCGGCGTCGTCACTGCCGCGCAAGTTCTCGAACCTGACGCCGCGCTCCAATCCCATCGGAGTGCGAATCGCCTCCCGGACCAGAAACACATTCCGGCTGCCATGAGGATTGTGACACACGGCGCACTCCTGCGCTGTTCCTTCGGCGGGATCGTGGTGCGTGCGGCGACTCGTACCATGGCAAGCCGCACATGGCGCCACCGACTGATGGCCCTTTCCCAACGGCTCGCCTTCGCGGGGCACGTGGCATCGGCTGCATTCTACCGCCAAACTCCCGTGGGTAAGCTCTAGGCCGCGCTCCGCGGTATCGCTGTGGCAAAATGCACAAGTGCCGAAGATGCGGCGGTCATCGCTGAAATGGCTCGCGCCGACAAAATCCGGTACGAGATCGGCGCCCGGAAGCGATCGGTGAGCCGGCCCGTATTCGCCTAGCTTTTGGCGGTGGCACACGATGCACCCGAGCTCGGCCGCATTGCTGGCCTCGACGTTTTCCCCGAGGTCGCGGTGGCAATACGCGCACACGCCGAACCGCTGCCAGCGACCGAGCGCGTGATCCGCACCGACGAAAGCCGGGACCAGCGCAACGTCCGGAAGTCGGCGATGGCCAGGCCCGAATGCCGCGGCCGCTTCGGCATGGCACACGGAACAGGCGAGCTCATCGGTAACCGGGCCGACGGCCTCGGCCAAACGGCTATGACAAAATGCGCAGCTTGCCGAGGTTGCAGCAAGCGCCGACGGGCGGTGCGGGTCGCTCGGTGCATCGGGCACGAGTGTATTTAACGGGCGCGCGCGGTGCCCCGGTCCGTAACGGCCCGGGGCTCGGTCGCTATGGCAGGTATCGCATCGCAAATCTTCGGGCGAACCCAGAACGGCCTCCACCGCGCGGGCTTCCGCGTTGTGACACAACGCGCACGATCCCCAAGCGCGTTCCGCTTGCGGGCGATGCGCGCGCGGGGGCGGAGCGGGCACGATGTCGCGCGACGGCAACGTGAAGTGGCCGGGGCCGAACACGCCTGGGCTGCGCTCGCTGTGGCAGGTGCTGCACGCGAGCTCTCCTGGACCGCCGAGGACTTCGGTGAGGTCCTGTGCTTCGCGATCGTGACAAAGGGCGCAGTGCCCCCACGCCGCATTCGCACCGGCAGCGTGGGCCTGCGGCGGAGCACTCGGTACTTGCCCGGCGCTCGGCAGGCTGCGGTGCCGCGGCCCAAAGCTCGCCGCCAGCACCGCGGTATGGCACGTTTCACATCGCAAGAAACCCGCAAACACGCGTAGCTCCCCACTCGTGTCGTTATGGCAAAAGGCACACGAACCAAAGGCCGCATCTGCGCCCAAGCGATGGCCGGTCGGAGGATAGGAGGGAACCAGTTCTGTTCCTGGCAAGGCACGATGCCCTGGCCCCGCGAACCCGGGCCGAGCATCCGCATGGCAGATCGTACAGTTCAAACTCGCTGCCACGGGCAGCATGCCGTCCGCCTCGCCCGAGTGGCAAAACGCGCAGGTTCCAAACGCCTGCACAACGGGCGGGGGCGCTCCCGAAAAGCGCGGTGCGCCCGGATCGCCACATCCCCACAGCGCAGCCAGCAGGGCAACACCCGCGGTACCCCACCGTTTCAACGCCGGCCTCCTTCTTTTTCGTGACAAGCGGTGCACAGCCGGTTGTCGTCAATCGGGAGACGCAAAAACCCTGTGGACTGCGGTGCAAACGACCACTCCAGCTCGGCGCCCGGCTGCGTGCCCACCGTCCCCTGAATTTTTTTCTCGATCGCCTGGCGGATTTCTTTGGCCAGACCTGCTGGGGGCAATGAGCGTGGAGCCGCCAACGTCACTTCATCGACCCGCGGGTCATGAAACAAGTGGCAGGTGCCGCAATACATGCGCCCATCTTCGGCCAAGGGGAATTCGACCCCGTGTCGCTCCTGCGACGGCAAAAGGGGCTCCACCTCGGCGGCTGTGGCACGAAGGTGCTCGGCCGAGCCGCTGTGCAGGGTGCGGTCGTGGCAACTGAGGCAAGTTTCTTCTTTGGAGGACAGCAAGTTTTTATCCTCGTCGTGACAAACGGCACACTTCTCCTCGTCGGGCTCGCCGTTCGGAAGCAACATCCAGTGGGGACTCTCATCGTTGGCAGAAACTCGGAGAGCGAGACAAAGCAGCACGCTACAAATCAGCCAGGAGCCGGGCCTCATGGTGCAACTCCGTTGTCGCCGTGGCAGGCAGCGCAACTCGCCTCGCCCTGGTTCCGCACGACGCTGCGGATAAATGCCAGATCCAAATCCGAGATGCCCGTCCGATTCACGCGGTGCATCCGGTCGGGCAGGTGGCAAAGAAAACAATCCGCGCGCCCCCAACCCGAAGGATGTTCCTCGGCGACGAGCACCAAACCTGCGGGCGACTCCAGCAGATTTCCATAGTTCTCCACGGGCGGGCGGGCATCTTCCCCACACGCTGCGAGCAGCACGAGCGCAAGGCTAGGCCACAGCCCACGGATCATCCGGCGCCTCCGATTCCGGACGTTCGGTGGCATTGGATGCAAAAGTCGGCACGATGGCAACTACTGCACTGCATGGGATTTGCCCAAGCTTCGATGGAGTGGAAGAAGCGAAAGCCGCGTTCGTGCACGCGCGTGTCGATCGTATCGCGGCGAGCGTGACAATCCACGCATTCTTGCTGGTGATGGCAATCCTGACAGCGTTCAGGTTCGGCGTGGCTGGCGGCCGCATGAGCCGTTTGCCAGCCGGCGCGGTGATCGTCGGGCAAGAGCGGCCAAAGGTTGCCGTGGCAGTTCCGGCAGCGGCGCGACGCCGACAGCATTTTGTACTCGCCGGGCAGGTGGCACGAGTGGCAGGCCGCGCTTCCCGGGTGGAGCGCCTGCAACGAGAGCGCCTTGGCAAGCTCTTCGTCTTCGGTTTCGATCCGCAAGGCGAAGACGTGGCAGTCCACACAGGCCACCCCTTTTTCTCGAAAGGCGCGCTGGTGCACTGCGTGATCGAAGCTTTGGCGCGCATCGCGGGTACTGCGTCGCAGTGCTTGGTCTGTGCGCGGCTGCAAGTAAGCGTTCGCGGGCATCCACTGGCGGCACGCAGCCACGCCAGCGCACACAACCACGAGCGCGCAGCCCCAACGCAGTGAGCGCATGTTCACCCCGCCCAACCTCCCGGATAGCGCAACACGGGTCGTTCCATGGCCGGGGCCTGCCGGCCGTTCCGGTATTGGGCGTTGTACGTCACGAAGAAACCGAGGCGAAACTCCTGATCGAAACGCGGCGAACGGTTGCCTTCGAAATTCACTTCCACGAGCAGCCCACGAACAAACTCGTACCCAACGCCCATCCGACCGCTAACGACCGTGTCGCTCTCGTTCGTCACTTTGTCGAAGCCGGCCACTTCGATTTTGGTGCGGAACAAGATTCGCTGGTACACACGGTTTTCGTAGTAACCGCGGAGCGCATACAAGTCTCCACCCCGGCTATCGGTGATCGCCACCTCGGCCCGAACCCATTCCAAACCATCCCCTTCCGGGAGCCATGTCACTCCCACGCTGCCGCGATTCCCATCCACTGTTTTGCCGGGAGATTCTTCGAAAGTTTGGAAGGCGTAGTCCAGCGACCCATACACAGTTGGGCGCCACTGAAATTGCAAGCCGCCACGTGCCTGGCGCATGCTGGCTACCGAAAACACAGAGAACAGCGGATCGACAAAACGGTCCAACCCCGCCAGCGTTGTTCCGCTGCGCGCGCTCGGCTTGTAGTAACTTGCCTCGACGCGGGCAAACACCCGCGGATGGAGGGCGAAGCCACCTCCGCCAGTGGCTTGCTGGAGATTGCGTTCGGCCGTGTCATAGGTGGCCAGCGCGTACATTTGCGGCCGCCACGGGAGGTTCAAAAAGTTGCGGCCCCAAGTTGCGCCCACGAGCTGGTTCACGCGCCGTTGCTCGCGTTGCAGTTGAGCGAAAGTCAACACCATTTGGCCCAACGGGAGCCAGCGCAGCCGAGTGGAGCCTCCGAAAATCTGCTCGTCTTGCGAAACAATTTCCGGCCCGCGCAGTGGTTCGAAGTATCGCGGTTGCCCCCCGAACAACGAAAAACTCAGTGGCCCGCCGCGATCCACACGCAACCGCCCGGCGTCCGCCACGTACAAGGCGCCGGGAACCTCGTCGAGGAGTTGCCGACCTAAAGACAATTCCAGGCCACGAAAGGGCACGCGAGCAAAGCCCAGGTAAAAATCCGAAGCGCCGTCGGCGCGGCTCCAGTCGCGGTCCAAGCGGAAGTACGTTTCGCCGCCGACACCGTGATGGAGGTTCGGGGCCAAGATCACGCCGTAAGCATTCGTCGGCGCTTCGGTGGAATCCGCCCGATCCCCTTCGCGTACTTGGCCATGGAGCAGCACGCCACCGGCCAGGTCTGCTGCACGAGCCGGCAAGCCCCACAAGCACGCGATGGCGATCCACCCGAGGGTACGCTTGCACGGCAATCGCATCGCCATCCTCGGCCCGTTACCACAACCTATCTTTCCGGCATGATTCGTCTCTTACACGGGCCGCACCCGCAACCCGCCCTACGCGCGTGGCTAGGCAAGCGAACTGGCATTAGAACACCCGCGCGTGTGCTCCGGAGACGGGGAACGAACGGCCTTCTGCATGGCAAACGGCGCAGGCTTCGTGACCCGCGGATGTAGTTTGGGTGGCGGCGTGAGCTTTGGCGATGTCGCTGTCGTGGCACGAAGTGCAAGCGGAAGTAATCGGCCCGTCCCGACCCACCACGATCTCAGCACCTGTCCCTGGATCCAAACGCGTGAGCAAAGAGCCATGTGCGGGGCCAGGGAACGGTGGAATGAGATACGTGCCAGTCAGGTGACAGGAGCGGCAGTTGCGGCGGTCGCCGGGGTACAACACTTCGGAGAAATCGAAGCGGGTGAAGTTCTGTGGCGGGGCACCAAAACCGTAAACGATGTACGGTTTTTGGGAGAGTTCCTCGCCGGTGTGGATCTTGTGGATCAGCACCTTCATGTCGATCGTTGCGGTAGCGTCGCCGGCAGCTACGGCCGCTGGATCGCGGCGCCGACGCGCTGCATCGGTCTGGTCCGGGTTGTGACACATCACGCAATACTCCACGGTGTTGCGCAAGTTGCCATGCACACTGAAGTCCACGGAAAAGTCGCCGTGGCAGCGGGCGCACAACTGGTCGTCCACCACCGCGCGCCGCACCACAGCGGGTGAACCATCCACGCTGAACGTGATCACCGGATTCGGTGCCGCTTCCTGCGCGACTTTGTCGCCGATCGGATCGACTCCCGGCAGCGTCACCTGCCGCCGCGCCTCGGCGCCGAGGGCCCAAGTGCCGCTCGCATCGGCCGGCACAGGGAACGGGAACTGGTAGGTAAACGTCCCAGCTTCGTCGGGACCTGTGAGGCTTCCAGAGGCGCCGCCACCGACGGCCGTCGCCACCAGCATCGAGGAGTACTCGGTGGTGGGTCCGCTCAATGTAAAGGCCAGTCGGTTGAGCCCGGAAAGGTCTCGCAAGGGAGTACCTGCGCGGTCGGTTACCTGGAACGTCACCACCGGAGTCGCTCCGGCTTCGTGGTTTGTCAGGCCGAGAATATGGACTTCCAAGCCGGCGAGTTGCCGCGATCGCAAGGGAACTACGTGGG
This sequence is a window from Candidatus Binatia bacterium. Protein-coding genes within it:
- a CDS encoding cytochrome c, with the protein product MSERPNLWRNPVSMAGWVIAGLAAVCFVFLWLYDTLAPGPGAPYAGIVIFIVTPAFLLFGLTLVPVGWWWSRRHWRRTGAAWALVWPVIDFNQPQTRKTALLVASGGLLFSFLSVFGAFQAYEATESVTFCGALCHRVMGPEYAAYQVSPHARVACVDCHVGSGAEWYLRSKFSGVRQLYHYVTGTYSRPIPVPVHNLRPATDTCQACHWPEKPYGRVGRRYVYFLADESNTRWETDMEILVGGGRPGTPQAGGIHWHMQIENVVEYVAADEARSSIWWVRATNRSTGASVLYRSPEVEGDPPADARWRTMDCMDCHNRPAHVFRAPRDAVNEALAAGVLDPRLPSVKEAAIDLLTEDYEDTPSALAALRAGLAAFYREKFPEIAEREGAAIGRAVAELERIYRENFFPEMKVRWDAYPSHDSHLFSPGCFRCHDGRHAAADGSVIRNDCNLCHIVRAQGPPDNKQYATAENGLEFEHPADVGSDWKESPCYECHSGAAP